In Leptospira perdikensis, the genomic window ATTTTTGTACTTCGGTAAGGGGCATCATTTCCCCAGTCAATATTGTAATAAACGTAACACATCGCATCTGTGATCGGTACGCCAGTTGCATCAGAGACAGAAATTTGATTTACTCCATGTAAGAGTTCAACTTTTCGAATGTTTGCCGGGTGGTGTTCTACGATTGTGATACAAGTCTGACCTGGAACCGTTCCCATACATTGATTGAGACGATTCTGTTCTTCTACCTCTTTTGCAATTGATATTAGAGATAATGGGATGAGTCCAGATTCTTGAGAATCTTTACAGGATAGACTAGACATAATAGTCGTTAGTAACAATAGGATTAAGGAAAAATGAATGGTTTTGATTGAAAGCTTAAGATTTTCCATATGTATGTAATTAACTCCTATTATAATCCCGATGCAAAATAAAAACTTCGAATATCTGTTTGTCCCGCCGAATCCGTAACTCTTACTAAGAAAGTCCAACCAGGGCCAAACCACCATGTGGGTTCACCCTGAATTGGAATCCAACCAAGAATTAGTCGGTAAGCCACCACCTTCGTACGTCCAATTGTATGGAGGAGTGCCTCCCGAAGCAACAAATTGAAAGTCCCAAGGTAAAAACCAGCGACCAGCAGGGCAGTGAATTTGATCTATTGCACCGCAGTCCGATATAATATTGGGTCTTAGCGGTGGTGGGACTAATGCAGTAAGTGTGGCACCAATATTGATTCGTCCGCATCCAAAGTATTCCCTATCGGTATCAGGGTTTCCTGTTTGTGTTAAAGGTGTGGCCTTACTACAAATAGCTTTTAAAACATCTTTGGGATGGTAATTGGAATCAACGGATAGAATTAAAGCAGCAAGTCCAGAAACCATGGGAGCAGCCATAGAAGTTCCCGTTTTAAATACATAATTTCCATTAGTGGAAGTCGAAATGATACTAGTGCCAGGAGCAGATATATCTACTTTTCCATAATTGGAACTTCCCAGTTTTTTAGTGAAAGAAAGTGATGAGTCTAAATTTCCTACAGAAATTACTTCACTATAGGAAGCTGGATATACTCCGGTATACTCAGCAGTTCCAGGATAAGCTGAAATTCTTTTGCCATCATTCCCAGACGATGCTACAATAGTCACTCGCTTCATATCTGCATAGCGTACTGCATCTCTAGATAAAGAATAAGTAAATACTCGAACAAAACATGCCCATTGACAATATTCATAAGCGTCCCCACCGAGACTCAAATTAATAACTTTTGCACCGACATTTACTGCTTCCAGAATTCCGTAAGCTACTAACCGATCACTTGATGTAGGTTTATTACTTGGAGTGGGATAAAACACACTGATTGATATGATAGGATTCAACCAAGTAATCCCTGCGATTCCTACGCCATTATTTGTAGTCGCACCAATGGTTCCGGCAACATGAGTTCCGTGATCCCAACCATTTGCACCATTGAATAATGGTCTAGATACCGCTGAATGGGTGACACATTCATAAGGAAAGATTCCGAAGTGGTAACAAATTGCTGGTTCAAAGGATCTGTTTTGGATGATCTTGCCAACTAAGTCTGGGTGAGTATCATCAATGCCTGTATCGATGACTGCAATTTTGACTCCAGGAGAGCCTGTCGTAATATTCCAGCCGTTGTACGCGTTAATGGCTGTTAGATATGCCGTTTGGAACTTGTTGCAGAAAAAACAGCCTGTATTTGCTTCCGGATCACTCGGAACTGTATCTGTCACTGCTTTAGTATTGGTTGTAACCCATTCAATTTCAGGTTGGTTTGCGAGAGCAAAGTTGACTTGGAGTAAATCTACTTTGGATTCAAAGAGCAGGAAATAAGTCCGATCAAGTCCGATTAGTTCAGCTGTTTCTGAATCAACGTTTGTTTCTTCAGAAACAAATGGCAAAATTCCGAGAAAAGAATGCTTTTCT contains:
- a CDS encoding S8 family peptidase produces the protein MEIETEFSSKNVDILAFGNNVPGITSLSQIPKGKYKSIQLILDSDQGKAEINGESFGFQLSTGTCIEIKAQFEVLTGLTSILKINFDLSQLQYLISGNSFTLPNQIAALTKSTFDLPYTPGILILKLRNPIKDFESKKVGIKEIDLILEKHSFLGILPFVSEETNVDSETAELIGLDRTYFLLFESKVDLLQVNFALANQPEIEWVTTNTKAVTDTVPSDPEANTGCFFCNKFQTAYLTAINAYNGWNITTGSPGVKIAVIDTGIDDTHPDLVGKIIQNRSFEPAICYHFGIFPYECVTHSAVSRPLFNGANGWDHGTHVAGTIGATTNNGVGIAGITWLNPIISISVFYPTPSNKPTSSDRLVAYGILEAVNVGAKVINLSLGGDAYEYCQWACFVRVFTYSLSRDAVRYADMKRVTIVASSGNDGKRISAYPGTAEYTGVYPASYSEVISVGNLDSSLSFTKKLGSSNYGKVDISAPGTSIISTSTNGNYVFKTGTSMAAPMVSGLAALILSVDSNYHPKDVLKAICSKATPLTQTGNPDTDREYFGCGRINIGATLTALVPPPLRPNIISDCGAIDQIHCPAGRWFLPWDFQFVASGGTPPYNWTYEGGGLPTNSWLDSNSG